The Pyrenophora tritici-repentis strain M4 chromosome 3, whole genome shotgun sequence genome has a window encoding:
- a CDS encoding zf-H2C2-2 domain containing protein, with the protein MREQVRAQSYTSSPYPYVPEYAGVQDVSRGNPHHSMISSAPVDAFDPWVLEGPPCGSPLSTASSIGHSECVPTPPYDGVAMYEPYFHDIPDPSVGHTPWKSEPEQLWRPNYTEPTAWCSQSYVLSYHANPTQNQLPVQPMHSYMPLPRNSAYDSYVVHTDGFVAPYEPLTTARADSMPFRFRSTNIKSESTSNRENDSQSDSDSDDSDNDDSASQKSSASTKKDTRAARNVMNLGKWANNVIDLYNNTAQQRLYECPMHVSGSQSKAVPCQRSFVRPEHLRRHVKTVHSKERLYMCKVPDCHRPFSRGDNLREHYWTHVERGGRGGKNRKMGFPELKAILGPKEKQLAKRLKRKLDVETEKILMGTRSKL; encoded by the coding sequence ATGAGGGAACAAGTACGAGCTCAGTCATATACCTCAAGCCCATACCCATATGTGCCAGAGTATGCTGGAGTTCAAGATGTGTCACGGGGAAACCCTCACCACTCCATGATATCAAGTGCTCCAGTCGATGCTTTTGACCCTTGGGTACTTGAGGGACCTCCCTGTGGCAGCCCTCTATCAACAGCCTCTTCAATTGGACACTCCGAGTGTGTTCCTACACCTCCTTATGATGGCGTTGCTATGTACGAACCATACTTTCATGATATCCCCGATCCCTCAGTTGGCCATACTCCCTGGAAGAGCGAACCAGAGCAACTCTGGCGACCCAACTACACCGAACCAACTGCGTGGTGCTCACAGAGTTATGTGCTGTCATACCATGCAAACCCCACTCAGAATCAGCTACCTGTTCAACCAATGCATAGCTATATGCCACTACCGCGCAATTCGGCATACGATTCGTATGTAGTACATACAGACGGTTTCGTAGCTCCATACGAACCTCTCACAACTGCAAGAGCAGATTCTATGCCATTCAGGTTCAGGAGCACAAATATCAAATCCGAGTCGACCAGCAACCGAGAGAACGACAGCCAAAGCGACTCTGACTCTGACGATTCCGACAACGACGACTCAGCCTCCCAGAAGTCCTCGGCCTCAACGAAAAAGGATACCCGTGCAGCTCGCAACGTCATGAACTTGGGAAAATGGGCAAACAACGTCATCGACTTGTACAACAATACCGCACAACAACGTCTGTATGAGTGCCCCATGCACGTCTCCGGAAGCCAGTCAAAAGCCGTGCCATGTCAGAGAAGCTTTGTACGGCCCGAACATTTACGACGACACGTCAAGACGGTGCATAGTAAAGAGAGGTTGTACATGTGCAAGGTACCTGATTGTCACAGGCCCTTCTCAAGGGGAGATAACCTTCGCGAGCACTACTGGACACATGTTGAGCGCGGTGGCAGGGGCGGCAAGAACAGGAAGATGGGCTTTCCCGAGTTGAAGGCGATCCTGGGCCCTAAAGAGAAGCAGCTGGCCAAGAGGCTTAAGCGCAAGCTTGACGTGGAGACGGAGAAGATCCTGATGGGTACGAGGTCGAAGCTTTGA